Proteins from a genomic interval of Neodiprion lecontei isolate iyNeoLeco1 chromosome 2, iyNeoLeco1.1, whole genome shotgun sequence:
- the LOC107218827 gene encoding uncharacterized protein LOC107218827 gives MRSKEKHIDDVQPATVDQHFRILVADEDTIDYDESEQVTPADLPEWYDAKLYKAGQDYYRSNSLGLTTAIICGLVAVLAVPSILKVLIYTKKSGTACAAFKRYLETSLHTRAWYMADLNVINSDWFKSTNTVRWKHCLANRRALRDGIGGITHRDMALTQYGLIGYVLLEPESLGLTNTKDQREGINHVLRVVGHMLGISDRLNICRKNEAETTALCRRLQAEVFGKYFEEVPPNFVDMATALLDGMWSIDMSIDTGAIFAFSYKLNRVPYTKPLSTYSWLVLKYREASHKLCGTPGIGVFVRAYYNFLINFNFLLIKKWPVIAWLQYGFEQSKIYLYPQLQK, from the exons ATGCGGTCCAAGGAAAAACACATTGACGATG TCCAACCTGCGACCGTGGATCAGCATTTCAGGATACTTGTAGCCGACGAAGACACCATCGACTACGATGAGTCTGAGCAAGTTACTCCAGCGGATCTTCCCGAGTGGTATGATGCAAAATTGTACAAAGC AGGGCAAGATTACTACCGTTCCAACAGCCTTGGATTAACCACTGCGATCATATGTGGTCTTGTAGCTGTGCTGGCTGTTCCTTCGATCTTGAAG GTTCTCATCTATACCAAAAAGAGTGGAACGGCATGCGCAGCGTTCAAAAGATATCTCGAAACAAGTTTGCATACTCGAGCGTGGTACATGGCGGATTTGAACGTTATTAATTCGGA CTGGTTCAAGTCAACGAATACAGTTCGCTGGAAGCATTGCCTCGCAAATCGACGAGCCCTCCGGGATGGAATCGGGGGAATCACTCATCGGGACATGGCGCTCACTCAGTATGGTCTGATCGGCTACGTTCTGCTCGAACCGGAATCTTTGGGTCTGACAAACACCAAGGATCAGCGAGAGGGAATCAACCACGTGTTGAGAGTCGTTGGACATATGCTTGGCATTTCAGATCG ATTGAACATTTGTCGGAAGAACGAAGCTGAAACTACGGCATTGTGTAGAAGATTGCAAGCCGAGGTATTCGGCAAGTACTTCGAAGAAGTTCCTCCGAATTTTGTCGACATGGCGACAGCGCTGCTGGATGGGATGTGGAGCATCGACATGAGCATAGATACCGGGGCCATTTTTGCGTTCAGTTACAAGTTGAACAGGGTGCCAT ATACAAAACCTCTGAGCACGTATAGCTGGCTGGTACTCAAATACCGCGAAGCATCTCACAAACTGTGTG GAACTCCCGGCATCGGTGTCTTTGTTCGTGcgtattacaattttttaataaactttaATTTCTTGCTGATAAAGAAATGGCCGGTAATAGCTTGGCTTCAGTACGGCTTTGAACAGTCCAAGATATATCTGTACCCGCAACTGCAGAAGTAA